CAGCAAAACTAAAAACTAATTTGTCTGTATAATTTTTCAACTGATTTCCGATATATTCTGTCCTTTTTAAAAGTTCATCTACCCCAGATGTATCCGTTAAAATGTATGGGTCAAATCTCCAAATAACTTTCTCTTTTCCAATTTTTTCTGATAGTTCAATAAAAGTTTCAATTCGTTTCTCTACTGAACCAACCTTTGCTTCAAGTTTTTCTTTAGTATAATCGTTTAAGCTATATTGAAAATAATAATTAATGTTTCTATCATTTAGATAATCTAAATGCTTAATCATTGGTTTTGGGTTCTTCGACCAAAAGATAATCAACCTTGTTTCCTTGAATGAAACATAAAGAGGATCTCCATTAAAAGGATTTTTCCATTTCACATATCCTTGTTTCAGTCTTTCAATAAACCAATCCGAATAAAAAGCAGGAATATCTGTTGAGCGACTTGCTGAGACAATTACAGGAGCTTGTGCATCTACTTTTTGTCCAGTATCATCTTTTATCTGTGTTTTCTTCCAATTCATTTAATTGCTCTGAATGTTAGGTTTATTCTTGGTGTTTTTACTGTTTTGGTTTTGGGTATTTGATGTTGCCAATAATGCTGTAATTGTCCTTGCATGATTAAAAGGCTTCCATTAGATAATTTGATGTCGATGCGCTCTTTTGTTTCCATGTGTCGTAATTGAAAAGTTCTCTCTGCTCCGAAATTTACAGAAGCAATCACAGGTTTTTTACCCAATTCTTTTTCAGCATCTGTATGCCAGGAAATAGAATCGTTTCCATTCCTGTATAAATTCAGCAATACACTATTAAATGATTCTGAACTTAATGGCTCAATCCTTTCTTTTATATCAAGAAGTTCTTTTGTCCAGCTGTTGGGCTGTAATGTTATTCCTGAAAATGTATAAGCTTTATCATTTTCTCCATACCAAGCAGTAAGACGCGGAAATTTCACCGTCTTTCCATACATCTTCATCTCTTCCTGTTTCCATTGAATCGTTTTTGTAAAAGTATCTAAATAGAAATCGGCCTCTTCTTTTTTGAAGAATTGCTCAATAAAAATGTACTCACCGTTTTCAATCTTTACTGGCATGAGGTCTCCTCCTGAAGTGTCGAATAAGCTTAACTGGTTCATTCGTGTTTAAAATTCAATTGATGTCAGTTCGTATGTTTGTCAGTAATAACGGATTTGGATTAATTAAGCGCCCAATGTAACTCCGCTGTTTAAAAACAATAGTTATAGTAAGTCCAAAGCTAATTATAATTGTCGATTTAAAACATCAATTAATTTCATTTTTCAATAGTGACAGACATTCTGATCTAATTGAACAGCCTGGTTCCTCTTTATAAGAAAGTACAACTACTTTTTTGTTAAACTCCTTTTCAAACTTTCTTCTCATCTGATTCGTAATTGTAAGGTGGTGTAGCCTTAGCTGTAAATATGTTACTTAACATTCCATACAGTCAAATGTAGAATTATGAATTTTGCAAATCATTAACATTTCGTACACCATGAATAAATATATTATATTTGGCAATCTTAAAAGTATGCGCGCAATATGTAAAAAGTAAGCACGTTATTTTTAAGTTAGTGTTGAAAGGAGTGTATTTGTATAGAAATATTTAATTATTTGTACGTCGCGCTCTGAAACACTTAATTTTATTGAGTATTTACTTTTACTCCCCGAAATTGAATGGGTATGAAGCAGGTTAAACTAGCTGTTTTTTTTATTGTAATTATTATTTTAAGCGGATGCGGATCGGCTAAACACGGTCGCGATGCTCTGTTATCGCAAGATATTGGCGAATACTATAAAGCCATTGATAAATACCGTAAAGCACGGAAGAAAGAAAAGAGCCGGCAAAAACGAATTGAGTACGCGTATAATTTGGCCGAGTGCTACCGAACAATTGGAATGTACGATTATGCAGCACAGAATTATAAATTCGCTTTACGTTTGGGGTATGACGATACTGAAGCTTTGCTGCACTACGCCGAAATGTTGCGAATTACCCAAAAGTACGAAGAAGCCTACGAAACTTATCGTACTTATCTCGATTCTGTTCCGGGCGACCAGCGGGCTCTTGATGGTGTTGAGGCCATGCGTAAAACACAGGAATGGGTAGCTAATCCAACTCGTCATATTATTAATCCGATAAAAGAAATTAACTCGCGTGAAAGCGATTTTGCACCGGTTTTTGTCGGTGGCCGAGATAATGAAATATTTTTTACCTCGTCGCGAAAAGCTGCTACCGGCAAGAAGGAAAGCATGATAACCGGGCAAAAATATACAGATATTTTTAGGGCAACCTTTGGTGTGCAAAGGCAAAAGTGGGAGCAACCCAAATTGCTCGATGAAAATTTGATTATTAATACCGGCGATGAGGAAGGTGCCGTTACCCTTAACTCAACAGGAGAGCAAATGATATTTACCCGCTGCCGTTACGATAAATCGCAGGCCATGGGTGCCGAGCTGTATTCTACTTCTCAGTCGCGTGGATCGTGGTCGGGGCCCATAAAACTCGAAATTGTTGGCGACAGTATAGTTGCTGCACATCCGGCACTAAGCCCCGATGGAGGCGAAATTTATTTCGTATCGGATATGCCCGGGGGCCAAGGTGGAAAAGACATTTGGAAGGCTACAGTTGAAGGTGGCTCGTACGGAAAACCGGTAAATTTAGGTCCGGTTATAAATACTGCGCGCGACGAAATGTTTCCTTTTGTTCGCGATAATGGTGAATTGTATTTTGCCTCAAACGGGCATATCGGGCAGGGAGGCCTCGATCTTTTTCAGGCCCATAAAAATGAAGACGGAATTTGGGTCGTTGAAAATATGGGATCGCCAATGAACTCGCCGGCTGATGATTTTGGAATAGCATTCGTTTCCGGAGAGAACAAAGGAATGTTTACCTCCAACCGAAAAGGATCGCGTGGTGATGATATTTATTCGTTTGTGGTTCCTCCGAAAGTTTATGAGATTGAAATAGAGGTGTTTGATAAAGAAACGGCCTCGCGATTGGATGGCGCAACCATGCGGGTAATTGGTACCGACGGAACAAACTTAAAAGTACGGGCTAAAGGCGGAAGGTTTAAAATGAAGCTAAAACCTGAAACTGAGTATGTTTTTGCGGCCTTTAAGGATAGCTACTTACGTGATAAAGCTGCCGTTAATACCATCGGCCTTGATGATAGTAAAGATTTTCGTTTTAGCATGTATCTTACACCTACCGATGCGCCAATTAAGGTTGACAACATAAACTACGAGTTTGGAAGCTGGGAACTATTGGAGAGTTCTAAAACGGCGTTAGATACCCTGGTGGAAATTCTGGTTTTTAACCCAACAATTACCATTGAGTTAATGGCGCATACCGACCATGTTGGAAGCGACCAGTTTAACTTCGATTTGTCGCAAAAACGTGCACAAAGTGTTGTTGATTATCTGATAGAAAAAGGCATAAATCCTGACCGTTTGGTAGCAAAAGGTTATGGCGAAACATGGCCCAAAGCAGTAACCCGAAAACTGGCCCGGCAGTACGATTTCTTAAAGCGGGGCGATGAGCTGACTGAAGAATTTATTATGCAGTTGCCGGAAGCACAGCAGGAAATTGCCCGGGGCATAAACCGCCGAACTGAATTCAGAGTACTGTCGACCGATTTTATTGAAAAATTTGATGCTGAACCAGAAGGCTAAATTATTTGCTTGCAGGGGTGTATGGAATGTGGAAATAAAAAACAGATCCCTCGCCGGGAGTGGAAGAAAAACCAATATCTCCCTGCATTAAATCAATATTTCCTTTACAAATAGCAAGCCCGAGGCCTACGCCGTCGGAAACATGAAGGCTGTCGTGGTTTTCCTTGTTAAAGCGGGTAAATATAAATTCCCGTGCTTTTTCAGAAATACCAATTCCGGTGTCTTCAATAAAAAATTTAAGTAAATTTTTCTCTTGTTTATAACTTAAACGAATGGTGCCCGAAGTTGTAAATTTATTGGCATTATTCAACAGGTTCATAAGAACTTGTCTTAGTTTTCCTTCGTCGCAAATAATAGAATCGTTCTTGTCGGTAAGCCCCTTATTAATAATCAGTTCAATATCTTTTTTCAATAGTGGATTAAATGCAGAGCTAATTTCGTCGATTAGTTGATTTAAACGTACACTGTTGTTGTAAACACTAACATTTCCGGTTTCCAACATCGATATATCGAGCAATTGGTTTACAATATAAAGTAGCTGATTGGAGCTGTTGCGTATAATTGCCAAAAAGTGCCTGGTTTGTTTTTCGTCAAGTGTGTTCGTATTTAAAATGTCAGAAAAGCCAACAATGCTGTTCATTGGCGTTCTTATTTCATGCGAAATATTTTGAAGAAAGGCCGTCTTGAGTTCATTGCTTTTTTTTGCCTCAGCCTCTGCTTTTCGTAAACGTTTCAGGTGTCTTTTTAAAAGAAGAAAAAGCAGTAGGGAAGTGGTTGCTACGTAAAACCAACCTTTATAAGTTTGAAAATTTGTTAGTAGTTCGTTGTCGCTGGTTATTGTTAAAAGGAATTTGTCGGAGAATAAAATCCATGCTCCTCCAATAAGCAGGTACAGAAGAGTGATACGATATTCAAACTTTATTTTTTGCATTGTTGCCCACAAACATAAATAAATTCCTAAAATTATAAGAAGTTTTACTGCCTTACCCGGCGGTCATGATTTCTTTTTGATGTTGTAGGCCACCAGCACCTCTCCATGGCGAACAAGCAGCATTCCGTTGTAAATGGCAGGCCTCGACCAGAATGGGCCATTGCCGTGGTTGATTTTAAACGAGCTCACGAGCTTAAACGATTTCGGATTTGCTTCTACCAGGGCCATGTTTCCGCGTTTTTCGTCGCAAAGGTATAACATCCCGTCGGCAGCTATTATCGGGCCTTTGTTGTAAAAGTCGGCAATCCATGTAATTTCCCCGGTAGCCCAATTCATACAAAGCCATTTGCCACTTTGCCGGCCCGTAAAATTCGAACCATATAAATAGCCATCTAAAAGCACTACGCCATGATTTTGGTTGTCAAAAGTCTGGTCTTCGTATTTAACTGAAACAGAATTACCGTCAGGTGCTATTTTTAGCATGGTTGATTTTACATCCCAGCCGCTGGTAATCCATAAACAGCTGTCGCTGTAAGTGGGAACATTGGTTAATATAGTTGTGTTATCGCCATTTTTACTCAAATAATTGTGTTGAAAGCTCCACATTATTTCGCCGGTTTCAGCTTTTAGGCTCAACAGGTGTGTTTGGCTGGAGGCAATAATGTACTTGTTGCCACAATGGTTTATAAGTGTGGGCGACATATTTGAGCGTTTTGAATCCATCGATTCCGATTTCCAGATTAGTTTTCCGTTATTCTTATCAAGGGCAATCACCATGGTTGTTTTACCTCCAATAGAGGCTATTACCTTATCGTCAACTAATAGTGGCGATTCTGAAACGCCAAACATATCCCATTCGCTTTGGTATTGCTGGTGCAGGTCAACCTTCCAAATAATTTCACCATTTTCAGCATTCATGCATACCATCTCATCTAAACCCGAAATCAGGTATAATCGATTTGCTTCTAAAGTTGGTGTGCAACGGGCTTCGGGAAAAGAGTTGATCCAGGTTCTTCCGTAGGGTTTTTGCCACAAAACATTCCCGCTGGTA
Above is a genomic segment from uncultured Draconibacterium sp. containing:
- a CDS encoding DUF1848 domain-containing protein, whose translation is MNWKKTQIKDDTGQKVDAQAPVIVSASRSTDIPAFYSDWFIERLKQGYVKWKNPFNGDPLYVSFKETRLIIFWSKNPKPMIKHLDYLNDRNINYYFQYSLNDYTKEKLEAKVGSVEKRIETFIELSEKIGKEKVIWRFDPYILTDTSGVDELLKRTEYIGNQLKNYTDKLVFSFADIKTYKKVQNNLRKDSVPYVEFNERTMNELALGLQELNKNWNFEIGTCAEKIELGKYGIIHNKCIDDDLMKKLFYNDKKLMEFLGYELEQADLFTNQVKLVPKKSRNLKDKGQREVCGCIMSKDIGQYNTCPHECLYCYANTSVETAKRNYKQHRENPFSETIIGE
- a CDS encoding alpha-ketoglutarate-dependent dioxygenase AlkB yields the protein MNQLSLFDTSGGDLMPVKIENGEYIFIEQFFKKEEADFYLDTFTKTIQWKQEEMKMYGKTVKFPRLTAWYGENDKAYTFSGITLQPNSWTKELLDIKERIEPLSSESFNSVLLNLYRNGNDSISWHTDAEKELGKKPVIASVNFGAERTFQLRHMETKERIDIKLSNGSLLIMQGQLQHYWQHQIPKTKTVKTPRINLTFRAIK
- a CDS encoding OmpA family protein, with the translated sequence MKQVKLAVFFIVIIILSGCGSAKHGRDALLSQDIGEYYKAIDKYRKARKKEKSRQKRIEYAYNLAECYRTIGMYDYAAQNYKFALRLGYDDTEALLHYAEMLRITQKYEEAYETYRTYLDSVPGDQRALDGVEAMRKTQEWVANPTRHIINPIKEINSRESDFAPVFVGGRDNEIFFTSSRKAATGKKESMITGQKYTDIFRATFGVQRQKWEQPKLLDENLIINTGDEEGAVTLNSTGEQMIFTRCRYDKSQAMGAELYSTSQSRGSWSGPIKLEIVGDSIVAAHPALSPDGGEIYFVSDMPGGQGGKDIWKATVEGGSYGKPVNLGPVINTARDEMFPFVRDNGELYFASNGHIGQGGLDLFQAHKNEDGIWVVENMGSPMNSPADDFGIAFVSGENKGMFTSNRKGSRGDDIYSFVVPPKVYEIEIEVFDKETASRLDGATMRVIGTDGTNLKVRAKGGRFKMKLKPETEYVFAAFKDSYLRDKAAVNTIGLDDSKDFRFSMYLTPTDAPIKVDNINYEFGSWELLESSKTALDTLVEILVFNPTITIELMAHTDHVGSDQFNFDLSQKRAQSVVDYLIEKGINPDRLVAKGYGETWPKAVTRKLARQYDFLKRGDELTEEFIMQLPEAQQEIARGINRRTEFRVLSTDFIEKFDAEPEG
- a CDS encoding HAMP domain-containing sensor histidine kinase, producing MQKIKFEYRITLLYLLIGGAWILFSDKFLLTITSDNELLTNFQTYKGWFYVATTSLLLFLLLKRHLKRLRKAEAEAKKSNELKTAFLQNISHEIRTPMNSIVGFSDILNTNTLDEKQTRHFLAIIRNSSNQLLYIVNQLLDISMLETGNVSVYNNSVRLNQLIDEISSAFNPLLKKDIELIINKGLTDKNDSIICDEGKLRQVLMNLLNNANKFTTSGTIRLSYKQEKNLLKFFIEDTGIGISEKAREFIFTRFNKENHDSLHVSDGVGLGLAICKGNIDLMQGDIGFSSTPGEGSVFYFHIPYTPASK
- a CDS encoding PQQ-binding-like beta-propeller repeat protein is translated as MNQLAKTTSLLILFFLFSQFIVVNAQVIQFRGPNRDGLFPEKELLKVWPEDGPEVLWVAGNLGKSYASTIATENRIYTTGNIDTLENITCLDTSGNVLWQKPYGRTWINSFPEARCTPTLEANRLYLISGLDEMVCMNAENGEIIWKVDLHQQYQSEWDMFGVSESPLLVDDKVIASIGGKTTMVIALDKNNGKLIWKSESMDSKRSNMSPTLINHCGNKYIIASSQTHLLSLKAETGEIMWSFQHNYLSKNGDNTTILTNVPTYSDSCLWITSGWDVKSTMLKIAPDGNSVSVKYEDQTFDNQNHGVVLLDGYLYGSNFTGRQSGKWLCMNWATGEITWIADFYNKGPIIAADGMLYLCDEKRGNMALVEANPKSFKLVSSFKINHGNGPFWSRPAIYNGMLLVRHGEVLVAYNIKKKS